One region of Pseudomonas alvandae genomic DNA includes:
- a CDS encoding 5-carboxymethyl-2-hydroxymuconate Delta-isomerase gives MPHLHMEYTANLTALNADVALLRLNNALVASGQFAAEHDIKSRAVKIDTFRVGTGIGERGFVHLKLALLSGRSAEIKKQLADNLLAVLQDLGPWPAGVSVQLCVELLDIDRGPYAKAAIGL, from the coding sequence ATGCCTCACCTGCACATGGAATACACCGCCAACCTGACCGCGCTGAACGCCGATGTCGCACTGCTGCGCCTGAACAACGCGCTGGTGGCCTCCGGTCAGTTCGCGGCTGAGCACGACATCAAGAGCCGTGCAGTGAAGATCGATACATTTCGGGTCGGCACCGGCATCGGCGAGCGCGGGTTCGTGCATTTGAAACTGGCCTTGTTGAGTGGCCGCTCGGCGGAGATCAAGAAGCAGCTGGCCGATAATCTGCTGGCGGTTCTTCAGGACCTCGGGCCATGGCCTGCCGGCGTCAGCGTGCAGTTGTGCGTGGAGCTCCTCGACATTGATCGTGGTCCTTATGCCAAGGCTGCCATTGGTCTGTGA
- a CDS encoding LysR substrate-binding domain-containing protein, whose amino-acid sequence MNRNELRKADINLMVVFETLMLERNVTRAAEKLFLGQPTISSALNRLRAMFNDPLFIRVGHRMEPTARAEEIIQHLSPALDSLSVALSLSHDFDPANSTMTFRIGLSDDVEFGLLPPLLRSLRQEAPNVVFVVQHVDYWRIPDLLASGDITVGISQTRGLPANAKRKLLRHIRARVLRADASETPLTLDEYCARPQVLVSHTANIAGLADEWLAEIGRKRHVVLSVPQYSALPALLAGTDLIASLPDYTATAMAASGQLFCEPFPFETPTVDLSMVWLSHVDNDPAERWLRSRLEAFMSERMPLADETKPA is encoded by the coding sequence ATGAACCGCAACGAATTGCGCAAGGCCGACATCAACCTGATGGTGGTTTTTGAAACGCTGATGCTCGAGCGTAACGTGACGCGGGCTGCGGAAAAACTGTTCCTTGGCCAACCGACCATCAGCTCGGCCCTCAATCGCCTCAGGGCGATGTTCAACGACCCGTTGTTCATCCGCGTCGGGCACCGCATGGAGCCGACGGCGCGGGCCGAGGAAATCATCCAGCACCTGTCGCCGGCTCTGGACTCACTGTCGGTGGCGCTGAGTCTGTCCCATGATTTCGACCCCGCCAACAGCACCATGACATTCCGCATCGGCCTGTCGGACGACGTGGAATTCGGCCTGCTACCGCCGCTGTTGCGCAGCCTGCGCCAGGAAGCACCCAACGTCGTGTTCGTGGTGCAGCACGTCGATTATTGGCGCATTCCCGACTTGCTTGCCTCAGGCGACATCACGGTCGGTATCAGCCAGACCCGGGGGCTGCCGGCCAATGCCAAACGCAAGCTGCTGCGGCACATCAGGGCCCGCGTGCTGCGGGCCGATGCCTCGGAAACACCGCTAACCCTGGATGAATATTGCGCGCGGCCACAGGTGCTGGTTTCCCATACGGCCAACATTGCCGGCCTGGCTGACGAATGGCTGGCCGAAATAGGCCGCAAGCGCCATGTGGTGCTGTCGGTGCCACAGTACAGCGCCTTGCCGGCGTTGCTGGCCGGCACTGATCTGATCGCCAGCCTGCCGGACTACACCGCCACGGCCATGGCCGCTTCCGGCCAATTGTTCTGTGAACCTTTTCCCTTCGAGACGCCGACGGTGGATTTGTCCATGGTTTGGTTGAGCCACGTCGACAATGACCCGGCCGAGCGGTGGCTGAGGTCGCGGTTGGAGGCGTTCATGAGCGAACGGATGCCGCTGGCAGACGAAACAAAACCTGCCTGA
- a CDS encoding class I SAM-dependent methyltransferase, whose product MPGQSPSTVELEFARQHDQEHAQICCQPTPRRLRLTFWRDEQLVRNALKVAGEPGLVLDVACGAGRFWPVLGEHANRVILAADPSPDTLDHARSHHGGALLQRIKTFPSSAFTLGLSANAVDCIFCLQLFMHIQASEHRLALLREFHRVSRDTVIVSVQIEGRLKLGHASQRNLTDKACVEAEFLAAGFSVVWHQDFLPGLAFKRVYVLRKAG is encoded by the coding sequence ATGCCCGGGCAATCCCCCTCCACCGTCGAGCTTGAGTTCGCCAGGCAGCATGACCAGGAGCATGCGCAAATCTGCTGTCAGCCGACGCCTCGGCGGCTGCGCCTGACCTTCTGGCGTGATGAGCAGTTGGTGCGCAACGCCTTGAAGGTGGCCGGTGAGCCTGGGTTGGTACTGGACGTCGCGTGTGGGGCGGGGCGGTTCTGGCCGGTGTTGGGCGAACATGCCAACCGGGTGATCCTGGCGGCGGACCCGTCGCCGGATACGCTCGATCATGCCCGCAGCCACCATGGCGGTGCGCTGCTCCAGCGGATCAAGACTTTTCCCAGCTCGGCGTTCACCCTTGGGCTGTCGGCGAACGCGGTGGACTGCATTTTTTGTCTGCAATTGTTTATGCACATCCAGGCCAGCGAACATCGCCTGGCTTTGCTGCGGGAATTCCACCGGGTCAGCCGGGACACGGTGATCGTGTCAGTGCAGATCGAGGGACGCCTCAAGCTCGGCCACGCCTCACAACGAAACCTCACCGACAAGGCCTGCGTCGAAGCCGAGTTTCTCGCGGCCGGTTTCAGCGTGGTGTGGCATCAGGATTTCCTGCCCGGCCTGGCGTTTAAACGGGTGTATGTATTACGTAAGGCCGGATAA
- a CDS encoding LysR family transcriptional regulator → MLNSNALRKLDMQDLMVFSAVYEQGSVTGVSEALCVSQSTVSYCLKKLRACFEDELFINSRTGMRPTYKAEGMYEHVCAILQRINQCHAGSPTFDPRRQAITFDICAPEYFEQLILPRLLRGFDHAELPVTVNVSKLEADIPVEALRNGSLDLVICFGPNFHSNHADLKSRPLLDDDLVCVVDKRAAPPLNLETFLQRRHVFPTPWASSSNMIDGWLAMQAQQRQIAARANSYGAALKMIAGTDFILTLPRRIQQLLANDTGFHHYDAPEGLPGFTLDMQWSLGADQDSANIWLRGQVIEACLGH, encoded by the coding sequence ATGCTGAACAGTAACGCCCTCAGAAAGCTCGACATGCAGGACCTCATGGTGTTTAGCGCCGTGTATGAACAAGGCAGCGTCACCGGCGTGTCCGAAGCATTGTGTGTCAGTCAGTCGACCGTCAGTTATTGCCTGAAGAAACTGCGTGCCTGTTTCGAAGATGAACTGTTTATCAACAGCCGTACCGGCATGCGCCCGACCTATAAAGCCGAGGGGATGTACGAACATGTGTGCGCCATCCTGCAGCGAATCAACCAGTGTCATGCCGGGTCGCCCACCTTCGATCCAAGGCGTCAGGCCATCACCTTCGATATTTGCGCACCCGAATACTTCGAACAGCTGATCCTGCCGCGACTGCTGCGGGGTTTCGATCACGCCGAGTTGCCGGTGACGGTGAACGTGAGCAAGCTCGAAGCGGACATTCCCGTCGAAGCCCTGCGCAATGGCAGCCTGGACCTGGTGATCTGCTTCGGCCCGAATTTCCACAGCAATCATGCCGACCTGAAATCCAGGCCGTTGCTGGACGACGATCTGGTGTGTGTCGTGGATAAACGGGCCGCACCGCCGCTGAATCTAGAGACATTCCTACAGCGCCGGCACGTTTTTCCGACACCCTGGGCTTCGTCCAGCAACATGATCGACGGCTGGCTGGCGATGCAAGCGCAGCAACGCCAGATCGCGGCGCGCGCCAACAGTTACGGCGCGGCGCTGAAGATGATCGCGGGTACCGATTTCATCCTCACCCTGCCCCGCCGCATCCAGCAACTGCTCGCCAATGACACGGGTTTTCATCACTACGACGCGCCTGAAGGCTTGCCTGGTTTTACCCTGGACATGCAATGGAGCCTGGGCGCCGATCAGGACAGCGCCAACATCTGGTTGCGTGGGCAGGTCATCGAGGCTTGCCTTGGGCACTGA
- a CDS encoding phosphoethanolamine transferase translates to MLTIKAVRPEWVTLVASAFLLVGFNFILWQHLLVITAADGRGLLLCLAFAVIVFCAFNLVLTLLAFRPVLKPLLMLLFMISAGVAYFMAQYGVLMDAGMLRNFAETNATEVRDLLSLKLFVYIGLLGVLPSWLLFKTPISYRRWPRELLSKLLVGVASVAVLGAVAMINYQGLSSLFRNHHELHLMVVPSNYIGASFGYLREQVASAKQPFITLGEDASRNPAWQTHARKSLTVLVVGESARAENFGILGYHRDTTPQLDKEAGLIAFTDVHSCGTETAVSVPCMFSNMGRKNYDASKAKNEEGLLDVLKRAGLEVIWRDNQSGCKGTCDRVTLQDVSNLKDPSLCANSECRDEILLQGLQHFIDTLDKDTVLVLHQMGSHGPEYFKRYPKEYEHFTPVCESNALNNCSRESIVNGYDNTLVYTDHVLSMLIDLLRANQDKVDTAMLYLSDHGESLGEYNLFLHGTPYMLAPEQQKHVAMLAWFSDSYQKSFSVDTHCLQMSRDKPLSQDNLFHSMLGLLEVNSKVYNQDLDMFASCRSAVIDGVLARE, encoded by the coding sequence ATGCTGACTATTAAAGCCGTGCGCCCCGAGTGGGTGACGCTGGTCGCCAGTGCCTTTTTGTTAGTGGGCTTCAACTTCATTCTCTGGCAACACCTGCTTGTGATTACTGCGGCGGATGGCCGCGGCCTGCTGCTGTGCCTGGCATTTGCCGTCATCGTGTTCTGCGCGTTCAACCTGGTGTTGACGTTGTTGGCGTTCCGCCCGGTGCTCAAGCCGTTGTTGATGTTGTTATTCATGATCAGCGCGGGCGTGGCGTATTTCATGGCCCAGTACGGGGTCTTGATGGATGCCGGCATGTTGCGAAATTTCGCCGAAACCAATGCCACGGAAGTTCGCGATCTATTGTCGTTGAAGTTGTTCGTCTACATTGGTTTGTTAGGTGTCTTGCCTTCCTGGTTATTGTTCAAGACGCCGATTAGTTATCGCCGCTGGCCGAGGGAGTTGTTGAGCAAGTTGCTGGTCGGGGTGGCCTCGGTTGCGGTGCTCGGCGCGGTGGCCATGATCAACTATCAAGGGCTGTCCTCGTTGTTTCGCAACCACCATGAACTGCATCTGATGGTGGTGCCGAGCAACTACATCGGGGCGTCGTTTGGCTATTTGCGCGAGCAAGTCGCGTCGGCCAAGCAACCGTTCATCACGTTGGGCGAGGATGCTAGCCGCAACCCGGCCTGGCAAACCCATGCACGAAAATCACTCACTGTCCTGGTGGTCGGGGAAAGCGCTCGCGCCGAGAACTTCGGCATTCTCGGCTATCACCGCGACACCACGCCGCAACTGGACAAGGAGGCCGGCCTGATCGCTTTCACCGACGTGCATTCCTGCGGGACCGAGACGGCCGTGTCAGTGCCGTGCATGTTTTCCAACATGGGCCGCAAGAACTACGACGCCAGCAAGGCCAAGAATGAAGAGGGGCTGCTGGACGTGCTCAAACGCGCCGGGCTGGAGGTGATCTGGCGGGACAATCAGTCCGGCTGCAAAGGCACCTGCGATCGGGTCACGTTGCAGGACGTCAGTAATCTCAAGGATCCGTCCCTGTGCGCCAATAGCGAGTGCCGCGACGAAATCCTGCTCCAGGGCTTGCAACATTTCATCGACACCCTCGACAAGGACACAGTGCTGGTGTTGCACCAGATGGGCAGTCATGGGCCGGAATACTTCAAGCGCTACCCGAAGGAATACGAGCATTTCACCCCGGTGTGCGAGAGCAATGCGCTGAACAATTGCAGCCGCGAGAGCATCGTCAACGGCTACGACAACACGCTGGTTTACACCGATCACGTGCTGTCGATGTTGATCGATTTGCTGCGAGCCAACCAGGACAAGGTCGACACCGCCATGCTGTACCTGTCGGACCACGGCGAGTCCCTGGGCGAATACAACCTGTTCCTCCATGGCACGCCCTACATGCTGGCCCCTGAGCAGCAGAAGCATGTGGCAATGCTGGCCTGGTTTTCCGACAGTTATCAGAAGTCCTTCTCGGTCGATACGCATTGCCTGCAAATGAGTCGGGACAAACCCTTGAGCCAGGACAACCTGTTTCATTCGATGCTCGGGCTACTGGAAGTCAACAGCAAGGTCTACAACCAGGACTTGGACATGTTCGCCAGTTGCCGCAGCGCAGTGATCGATGGGGTGTTGGCCAGGGAATAA
- a CDS encoding AraC family transcriptional regulator, with protein sequence MAQSNNRSDWLVRAPESGKLERIEAYFSGHGYSAHRHDTYAIGFTLSGVQSFNYRHSKRHSQPGGTIVLHPDEVHDGEAGTRDGFHYRMSYIEPSLIQQVLGGRPLPFIEGGLSNDPRLNIATRRLLNTLEHRLDPLEEDDAIYDVAQALAAAAGRRRGRRLLDYPAAERARLFIHDALGQPITLDDLVEASGRDRWSLSRDFRALYGTSPYRYITQRRLNEARRLVLQGLPLSEAALACGFFDQSHMTRLHTQAFGISPARWLKMLR encoded by the coding sequence ATGGCTCAATCGAATAACCGTAGCGACTGGCTGGTGCGTGCGCCTGAATCGGGGAAACTGGAGCGCATCGAGGCCTATTTCAGTGGTCACGGCTACAGCGCCCACCGGCATGACACCTACGCCATCGGCTTTACGCTTTCCGGCGTCCAGAGCTTCAACTACCGGCACAGTAAACGTCATAGCCAGCCTGGTGGAACCATCGTGCTGCACCCCGATGAGGTTCATGACGGCGAAGCAGGCACCCGCGATGGCTTTCATTACCGGATGTCCTACATCGAGCCGTCACTGATCCAACAAGTGTTGGGTGGCAGGCCCTTGCCCTTCATCGAGGGCGGACTGTCGAACGATCCCCGGCTCAACATCGCGACCCGCAGATTGCTCAATACACTGGAGCATCGCCTCGACCCACTGGAGGAAGACGACGCCATCTATGATGTGGCCCAGGCGCTCGCTGCCGCGGCGGGTCGTCGACGCGGACGCCGACTGCTGGATTACCCCGCCGCGGAGCGTGCGCGCCTGTTCATCCATGATGCCCTTGGCCAACCGATCACCCTGGACGATCTGGTCGAGGCCAGCGGTCGGGATCGCTGGAGCCTGTCACGGGACTTTCGCGCGTTGTATGGCACCAGCCCCTATCGCTACATCACCCAGCGTCGCTTGAACGAAGCCCGGCGCCTGGTATTGCAGGGCCTGCCATTGAGCGAAGCAGCCCTTGCCTGCGGTTTTTTCGACCAAAGCCACATGACCCGGCTGCACACCCAGGCCTTTGGCATTTCACCGGCGCGCTGGCTGAAAATGCTGCGCTGA
- the rnd gene encoding ribonuclease D — translation MAIDIHWIRDNDSLGRFCAEWQQLPFVALDTEFMRVDTFYPIAGLLQIGDGKSAYLIDPLTIDDWKPLAALLENPAVLKVLHACSEDLEVLLRLTGSLPAPLFDTQLAAAYLNLGFSMGYSRLVQEVLGIELPKGETRSDWLQRPLSETQISYAAEDAVHLAEVFVQLRPKLSDEKYSWVLEDGAELVANLRREVDPYEVYREAKLAWKLSRAQLAVLRELCAWREREARARDLPRNRIIREHSLWPLARTQPDNLGALAKIEDMHPRTVRQDGEFLLDLIKRAGSVPPEQWPAAVPEPLPIEASALVKRLKALGQAEAERLGIAPELMLRKKTLEALIKSGFPEGPYQLPDSLRGWRRELMGQALLDSLATAGEQP, via the coding sequence GTGGCCATCGATATTCATTGGATTCGCGACAACGATAGCCTCGGTCGGTTTTGCGCCGAATGGCAACAGTTGCCGTTCGTCGCCCTCGACACCGAATTCATGCGGGTCGACACCTTTTATCCCATTGCCGGCCTGCTGCAGATCGGTGATGGCAAAAGTGCGTACCTGATCGACCCCTTGACCATCGACGATTGGAAACCCTTGGCCGCGCTGCTGGAAAACCCGGCGGTGCTCAAGGTATTGCACGCCTGCAGCGAAGACCTTGAAGTCTTGCTGCGCCTGACAGGCAGCCTGCCCGCGCCGCTGTTCGACACGCAATTGGCCGCCGCCTACTTGAACCTGGGTTTCTCCATGGGTTATTCGCGGTTGGTGCAGGAAGTGCTGGGCATCGAATTGCCCAAGGGCGAGACCCGTTCCGACTGGTTGCAGCGGCCCCTGTCCGAAACCCAGATCAGCTATGCCGCCGAGGATGCAGTGCATCTTGCGGAAGTTTTCGTACAACTGCGGCCGAAGCTGTCCGACGAAAAATACAGCTGGGTCCTGGAGGATGGCGCCGAACTGGTGGCCAACCTGCGCCGCGAGGTCGACCCGTACGAGGTGTACCGCGAGGCCAAGCTGGCCTGGAAACTGTCCCGGGCGCAATTGGCCGTGCTGCGCGAGCTGTGCGCCTGGCGTGAGCGCGAGGCGCGCGCCCGTGACCTGCCGCGCAACCGCATCATTCGCGAGCATTCGCTATGGCCCCTGGCCCGCACGCAGCCGGATAACCTCGGTGCGCTGGCGAAGATCGAAGACATGCACCCGCGTACCGTGCGCCAGGACGGTGAATTCCTGCTCGACCTGATCAAGCGTGCGGGCAGCGTGCCACCTGAACAATGGCCGGCCGCAGTGCCCGAACCGCTGCCGATCGAGGCCTCGGCGCTGGTCAAGCGGCTCAAGGCGCTGGGGCAGGCTGAAGCCGAGCGCCTGGGCATTGCCCCGGAACTGATGCTGCGCAAGAAAACCCTCGAAGCCCTGATCAAGAGCGGCTTTCCCGAGGGGCCTTACCAATTGCCCGATTCGCTGCGTGGCTGGCGCCGCGAGTTGATGGGCCAGGCATTGCTCGACAGCCTGGCCACCGCCGGAGAACAGCCTTGA
- a CDS encoding glutamine synthetase family protein → MSLAKNAFAPVQHARAFLDQNPDVELFELFILDNNGAPRGKLLHRDELLAVYENGRPLPSTMLGLTLNGDDVENSGLVWDVGDIDCRAYPLNGSLQRMPWRLIPTAAVQVGMHPEEGMPAAVADPRLLLSRVIDALQADGYYPVMAAELEFYLLDAQRDSQGRPQPARDADGGRPRATQVYGLRELEQIEPFLADLYAACKLQGIPARTAISEYAPGQVEITLEHRTDALQAMDEAVRYKRLVKGVAHKHGMAACFMAKPFEHLAGSGMHMHVSLADRDGHNLFSSEAADGTLLLRHAVGGMLDTLLDSLLLLCPNANSYRRFQSNSYAPLAPTWGVDNRTVSLRVPGGPAFSRHIEHRVCGADANPYLAAAAILAGIHRGIRQQRDPGAPVQGNGYAQATELLPTDWLTALNALEASPWAREAFGSEFLGVYLAVKRAEYRQFMGEVGEQDWRWYLNQA, encoded by the coding sequence ATGAGCCTTGCCAAAAATGCATTCGCGCCCGTGCAACACGCCCGGGCGTTTCTCGATCAGAACCCTGATGTCGAGCTCTTCGAACTGTTCATCCTTGATAACAACGGCGCGCCACGGGGCAAGTTATTGCACCGGGACGAGCTGCTGGCGGTCTACGAAAACGGTCGACCGCTGCCCAGTACGATGCTCGGGCTGACCCTCAATGGCGACGACGTCGAAAACTCCGGGTTGGTGTGGGATGTCGGCGACATCGATTGCCGTGCCTACCCCCTAAACGGCAGCTTGCAACGCATGCCGTGGCGGTTGATTCCCACCGCCGCCGTGCAGGTCGGCATGCATCCCGAGGAAGGAATGCCTGCGGCCGTCGCCGACCCGCGCCTTCTGCTCAGCCGGGTGATCGACGCCTTGCAGGCCGACGGTTATTACCCGGTGATGGCGGCGGAGCTGGAGTTTTACCTGTTGGATGCCCAGCGCGACAGCCAAGGCCGACCGCAACCGGCGCGTGACGCTGACGGTGGCAGGCCACGGGCCACACAAGTCTATGGTTTGCGCGAGCTGGAGCAGATCGAGCCGTTCCTGGCCGACCTGTATGCCGCTTGCAAACTGCAAGGCATTCCGGCCCGAACCGCTATTTCGGAATACGCACCGGGGCAGGTCGAAATCACGCTTGAACACCGCACCGATGCCTTGCAAGCCATGGATGAGGCGGTGCGCTACAAGCGCCTGGTCAAGGGCGTGGCGCATAAACACGGCATGGCGGCGTGTTTCATGGCCAAGCCATTCGAGCATCTGGCGGGCTCCGGCATGCACATGCACGTCAGCCTGGCGGACCGGGACGGGCACAACCTGTTTTCCAGCGAAGCCGCCGACGGCACGCTGCTGCTGCGTCACGCGGTAGGGGGAATGCTCGATACGCTGCTGGATTCGCTCTTGCTGTTGTGCCCGAACGCCAACTCCTACCGTCGATTCCAGAGCAACAGCTATGCGCCACTGGCACCGACCTGGGGCGTGGACAATCGCACGGTCAGCCTGAGGGTGCCTGGCGGCCCGGCGTTTTCGCGACACATCGAACACCGCGTTTGCGGCGCCGATGCCAACCCGTATCTGGCCGCCGCCGCGATACTGGCCGGGATTCATCGCGGCATACGGCAACAGCGTGATCCCGGCGCGCCGGTCCAAGGCAATGGTTACGCCCAGGCGACCGAGTTGCTGCCCACCGACTGGCTTACAGCCTTGAATGCGCTTGAGGCCTCGCCATGGGCACGAGAAGCGTTTGGCAGCGAGTTTCTCGGTGTCTATCTGGCGGTCAAACGCGCCGAATATCGTCAATTCATGGGGGAGGTAGGCGAGCAAGATTGGCGCTGGTATCTGAACCAAGCCTGA
- a CDS encoding D-2-hydroxyacid dehydrogenase, producing the protein MRVLIAEHDHAVYAQLLRQAAPDIEVLTSGDSAELSRLATDCPVWLGQPDLLATLLRQGHRPRWLQSTWAGITPLLAEGLTRDYRLTRAVGIFGQVMAEYVLTYMLGHEREVLARLVSQVERKWDNRQGQSLAGRKVLIVGTGDIGQRVAQFLVPFGVQLYGIASEARELAPFIEVGALKDLPRLVGEADYVINLLPNTPDTHDIYDAALFKQFKPSGLFINVGRGVAVVDADLVQALKEGHLAGAVIDVCRQEPLPQRHPFWTAWGLLLTGHSSAPTSPPMMVQLFLENLRAYQAGEALRGEVDFARGY; encoded by the coding sequence ATGCGCGTTCTGATTGCCGAACACGACCACGCGGTCTATGCCCAGCTCTTGCGTCAGGCTGCACCCGACATCGAGGTGCTGACCAGCGGCGATTCCGCCGAGCTGTCGCGGCTAGCCACTGACTGCCCGGTCTGGCTCGGCCAGCCTGACCTGTTGGCGACCCTGTTGCGTCAAGGTCACCGGCCCCGTTGGTTGCAATCGACCTGGGCGGGCATCACGCCGCTGCTGGCCGAGGGCCTGACGCGCGATTATCGCTTGACCCGCGCAGTCGGCATATTCGGCCAGGTGATGGCCGAATATGTGCTCACCTACATGTTGGGGCATGAACGCGAAGTCCTGGCGCGGTTGGTCAGCCAGGTGGAGCGCAAGTGGGACAACCGCCAAGGGCAAAGCCTGGCGGGGCGCAAGGTGTTGATCGTCGGCACTGGCGATATCGGCCAGCGGGTGGCGCAGTTCCTGGTGCCGTTTGGCGTGCAGTTGTACGGCATCGCTAGTGAAGCCCGTGAGTTGGCGCCGTTTATCGAGGTGGGGGCGCTGAAGGACTTGCCGCGCCTGGTGGGCGAAGCGGACTACGTGATCAACCTGCTGCCGAATACGCCGGATACCCATGACATCTACGACGCGGCGCTGTTCAAGCAATTCAAGCCCAGCGGGTTGTTCATCAACGTCGGCCGTGGCGTGGCGGTTGTGGACGCGGACCTGGTGCAAGCCTTGAAGGAAGGGCATCTGGCCGGCGCGGTGATCGACGTGTGTCGCCAGGAGCCGTTGCCGCAGCGTCACCCGTTCTGGACGGCCTGGGGCCTGCTGTTGACCGGCCACAGCTCGGCACCAACCTCGCCGCCGATGATGGTGCAGTTGTTCCTGGAAAACCTGCGCGCCTACCAGGCTGGTGAAGCGCTGCGTGGGGAAGTGGATTTCGCCCGAGGTTACTGA
- a CDS encoding YegP family protein: protein MYFEIYRQTRGTPSTGQGQWRWRLRAGNHETIASGESYVNKADCLHVIGLIKSAHGETPVKEI from the coding sequence ATGTATTTTGAAATCTATCGACAGACCCGAGGAACCCCAAGCACCGGACAAGGCCAGTGGCGCTGGCGCTTGAGGGCGGGCAATCACGAAACTATCGCCAGCGGCGAATCCTATGTGAACAAGGCTGACTGCCTGCACGTCATCGGGTTGATCAAGAGCGCCCACGGCGAGACACCTGTAAAAGAAATCTGA
- a CDS encoding YcgL domain-containing protein yields MKRICSIYRSSKKNEMYLYVLKSEALARVPEPLMAAFGKAIHAFDLVLSPERQLSREDINKVLENLDTQGYHLQMPPAEDEYIEHLPEELLRRNDPV; encoded by the coding sequence TTGAAACGTATCTGCTCCATCTACCGCAGCTCGAAGAAAAACGAAATGTACCTCTACGTGCTCAAGAGCGAGGCATTGGCCCGCGTGCCCGAGCCGTTGATGGCCGCGTTCGGCAAGGCCATCCATGCCTTCGACCTGGTATTGAGCCCGGAGCGGCAACTGTCCCGGGAGGACATCAACAAGGTGCTGGAAAACCTCGACACCCAGGGCTATCACTTGCAGATGCCTCCGGCTGAAGACGAGTACATCGAGCATCTGCCCGAAGAGTTGCTGCGACGCAACGACCCGGTCTGA
- a CDS encoding YcgN family cysteine cluster protein, translating into MAAKVEPFWIRKTLDQLDPQEWESLCDGCGLCCLQKLEDEDDNTVYYTRIACKLLDLKTCQCTDYAHRRDFVPDCIQLTPGKADQFKWLPPTCGYRLVSEGKDLPLWHHLVCGDRDAVHHERISQSGRMLAEGSVAEEDWEDHLIFRAG; encoded by the coding sequence ATGGCCGCCAAAGTCGAACCGTTCTGGATACGCAAAACCCTCGATCAGCTCGATCCACAAGAGTGGGAATCGCTGTGCGACGGCTGCGGCCTGTGCTGCCTGCAAAAGCTCGAGGATGAAGACGACAACACCGTCTATTACACGCGTATCGCCTGCAAATTGCTGGACCTGAAAACCTGCCAGTGCACCGACTACGCCCATCGCCGCGACTTCGTCCCCGACTGCATCCAGCTCACGCCGGGCAAGGCCGATCAGTTCAAATGGCTGCCGCCGACCTGCGGCTATCGCCTGGTCAGCGAGGGCAAGGACCTGCCGCTGTGGCACCACCTGGTCTGTGGTGATCGCGACGCCGTGCACCACGAACGCATTTCCCAATCCGGGCGCATGCTGGCCGAAGGCAGCGTGGCCGAAGAAGACTGGGAAGATCACCTGATCTTTCGCGCGGGCTGA
- a CDS encoding nitroreductase family protein, protein MSANSRIADYTIHPQFIERWSPRAFTGESIAEETLLSFFEAARWAPSAYNSQPWRFLYARRDTPNWERYLGLLNEFNRGWAQHASALVIIASKTTFAVPGATEETPAQCHTFDTGAAWGHLALQASLSGWHTHGMAGFDQELTRKELKIPDGYALHAAVAIGKLGDKSTLADYLQAREVPSPRRPLSELVAEGDFTL, encoded by the coding sequence ATGAGCGCCAATTCCCGCATCGCCGATTACACCATCCATCCTCAATTCATCGAGCGCTGGTCGCCCCGCGCCTTCACTGGGGAGAGCATTGCCGAAGAAACCTTGCTGAGCTTTTTCGAAGCCGCGCGCTGGGCTCCTTCGGCGTACAACTCGCAACCGTGGCGCTTCCTGTACGCCCGTCGCGACACGCCGAACTGGGAGCGTTACCTGGGCCTGCTCAACGAGTTCAACCGTGGCTGGGCCCAACACGCCTCGGCCCTGGTGATCATCGCCTCGAAAACCACCTTCGCAGTGCCCGGCGCCACGGAAGAAACCCCGGCCCAGTGCCATACCTTCGACACGGGCGCGGCCTGGGGTCACCTGGCGTTGCAAGCGAGCCTCAGCGGCTGGCATACCCATGGCATGGCCGGCTTCGACCAGGAACTGACCCGCAAGGAATTGAAGATCCCGGACGGCTACGCCCTGCATGCCGCCGTGGCGATCGGCAAGCTGGGAGACAAATCGACGCTGGCCGACTATCTCCAGGCCCGCGAAGTCCCAAGCCCGCGCCGGCCGTTGAGTGAGTTGGTGGCCGAGGGTGATTTCACCCTGTAA